One stretch of Poecilia reticulata strain Guanapo linkage group LG21, Guppy_female_1.0+MT, whole genome shotgun sequence DNA includes these proteins:
- the cebpz gene encoding CCAAT/enhancer-binding protein zeta isoform X1 has protein sequence MADSRSSDESQPEENSEEEETPGGEELNLEEVLRLGGTQADYILLAAVDDSNEIVDGGMKGAIDDLEEGELEGFISKLGIRAHTGSQSVPDQPEGGAAADHRKGKKAVEASAADQVSSSQSKKQKKKEDVPVPSGKKPKQNPAQFEFQPRQVLLIKPGGKWFELEYASEGSDTPQDAAVASRYRALAQRLFESEVELYRTKKNLQRGANSAWMKTVVSSGALADRMAAMTVLVQDAPVHMLEHVETLVSMVKRKGSRRMGLMALDTMRELLMSDLLPEHRKLRPFAQRPFDQLEERASGNRDARDRRLILWYFEHQLKQQVAEFVAALDEVGHDTVAATKAKALAAAHELLSGRPEQERALLVQVVNKLGDPDYKMAAKAAHLLETLLHHHPNMKAVVCCEVERLMFRPNVGAKAQYYAVCFLSQVMLSHDEAPLAAKLIAVYFSFFGACVKKKDVESKMLSALLTGVNRAYPYADAGDEKVREQLDTLFRVVHLAKFNTAVQALMLLFQVLDAQQSVSDRFYVALYRKLLDPGLAAAPRQNLFLNLLFKALKADVAPRRIKAFAKRLLQVAAQQGACFAAGALFLVSEVMKAKPGLRMLLQQGEDGAEEEEEFKDVCEERRHDEEEEEEEALAHRPEGGVAEPATRPTASWVHHQNLEGGRSSQNYDPVHRNPLFCGADRSPLWELHRLSLHFHPSVSLFARTVLQGEPVQYTGDPLQDFTLIRFLDRFVFRNPKQLRGKRENPGSPAPSRPGSVLIQFPVCLSENTDSAALRPKQRFPVSSLPVNGAEFLCRDESQIPVDQVFFHRFFKKRQQEKQSRRPRPDGDDGSVESVDDDEFEEALDSLETDFTNVPDGDLDFAGNVRSKKGRDSEDSDLEDDLDDEEVSLGSMDEEDFGEDEGGTFMDPEDDDGPELEDEDVPEGSGEEAELPAIPQTRKRKSSKEPDFSGPLEPEKEKKRRKDRGVFASAEEFGSLLDENSDCKLDNISLNAMANSDRAGLKQLKWESQRDDWIHGRDSQTLRRRKSSFIRRKTRGRGAFRRNRK, from the exons ATGGCGGACAGCAGGAGCTCCGATGAGTCCCAGCCGGAGGAGAAcagcgaggaggaggagactcCAGGCGGAGAGGAGCTCAACCTGGAGGAGGTGCTGCGGCTCGGAGGGACCCAG GCGGACTACATCCTGCTGGCGGCCGTCGATGACTCCAACGAGATCGTCGATGGAGGGATGAAGGGAGCCATCGACGACCTGGAGGAGGGAGAGCTGGAGGGATTCATATCCAAACTGGGGATCCGGGCCCACACCGGGTCCCAGAGCGTCCCGGACCAGCCAGAGGGTGGCGCCGCTGCAGACCACAGGAAGGGCAAAAAGGCTGTGGAAGCATCGGCCGCGGATCAAGTGTCCAGCTCTCAGagtaaaaaacagaagaagaaggaagatgTTCCGGTTCCCTCTGGGAAAAAGCCGAAGCAGAACCCGGCCCAGTTTGAGTTCCAGCCGCGGCAGGTTCTGCTCATCAAGCCGGGCGGGAAGTGGTTCGAGCTCGAGTACGCCTCGGAAGGGTCGGATACGCCACAGGACGCGGCGGTGGCGTCCCGCTACAGGGCGCTGGCGCAGCGGCTGTTTGAGTCCGAGGTGGAGCTGTACCGCACCAAGAAGAACCTGCAGAGAGGAGCCAACTCCGCCTGGATGAAGACGGTGGTGTCCTCCGGCGCGCTGGCCGACCGCATGGCCGCCATGACGGTGCTGGTGCAGGACGCGCCGGTGCACATGCTGGAGCACGTGGAGACgctggtttccatggtgaaGAGGAAGGGCAGCCGGCGGATGGGCCTGATGGCGCTGGACACGATGCGGGAGCTGCTGATGTCCGACCTGCTGCCCGAGCACCGGAAGCTCCGCCCCTTCGCCCAGCGCCCCTTCGACCAGCTGGAGGAGCGGGCGAGCGGCAACCGCGACGCCCGCGACCGCCGCCTCATCCTCTGGTACTTCGAGCACcagctgaagcagcaggtgGCCGAGTTCGTGGCGGCGCTGGACGAGGTGGGCCACGACACGGTGGCGGCCACCAAGGCCAAGGCGCTGGCCGCCGCCCACGAGCTGCTGAGCGGCCGGCCCGAGCAGGAGAGGGCGCTGCTGGTGCAGGTGGTCAACAAGCTGGGTGACCCCGACTACAAGATGGCGGCCAAGGCAGCGCACCTGCTGGAGACGCTGCTGCACCACCACCCCAACATGAAGGCGGTGGTGTGCTGCGAGGTGGAGCGCCTCATGTTCCGGCCCAACGTCGGCGCCAAGGCGCAGTATTACGCCGTGTGCTTCCTGAGCCAGGTGATGCTGAGCCACGACGAGGCGCCGCTGGCCGCCAAGCTCATCGCCGTCTACTTCTCCTTCTTCGGCGCCTGCGTCAAGAAGAAGGACGTGGAGTCCAAGATGCTGAGCGCTTTGCTGACCGGCGTCAACCGGGCGTATCCCTACGCCGACGCCGGAGACGAGAAGGTGCGCGAGCAGCTGGACACGCTGTTCCGGGTCGTCCACCTGGCCAAGTTCAACACGGCGGTGCAGGCGCTGATGCTGCTGTTCCAGGTCCTGGACGCACAGCAGAGCGTGTCTGACCGCTTCTACGTGGCCCTGTACAG gaagctgctggaCCCGGGCCTGGCGGCGGCGCCGCGGCAGAACCTGTTCCTCAACCTGCTGTTCAAGGCGCTGAAGGCGGACGTGGCGCCGCGGCGCATCAAGGCCTTCGCCAAGCGGCTGCTGCAGGTCGCCGCGCAGCAGGGCGCCTGCTTCGCCGCCGGGGCGCTCTTCCTCGTCTCCGAGGTGATGAAGGCCAAGCCGGGCCTGcggatgctgctgcagcaggggGAG GACGgggcggaggaagaggaggagtttaAAGATGTCTGTGAGGAGAGGCGccatgatgaagaggaggaagaggaggaggctcTGGCCCACAGACCGGAGGGAGGCGTGGCGGAACCAGCGACCCGGCCCACGGCATCATGGGTCCACCACCAGAACCTGGAAG GAGGCCGGAGCTCCCAGAACTACGACCCGGTCCACAGGAACCCGCTGTTCTGCGGTGCCGACCGCTCGCCGCTGTGGGAGCTGCACCGG CTGTCTCTGCACTTCCACCCATCGGTGTCCCTGTTCGCCAGAACCGTCCTGCAG GGAGAACCGGTCCAGTACACTGGCGATCCGCTCCAGGACTTCACGCTGATCCGGTTCCTGGATCGCTTCGTCTTCAGGAATCCAAAGCAGCTCAGAGGAAAACGTGAGAATCCCGGATCTCCAGCTCCTTCCCGACCCGGGTCGGTTCTGATCCAATTTCCTGTCTGTTTGTCAGAAAACACGGATTCTGCAGCACTGAGGCCCAAGCAGCGGTTCCCGGTCAGCTCGCTGCCAG TGAACGGCGCCGAGTTCCTGTGCAGAGACGAGAGCCAGATCCCCGTCGACCAGGTCTTCTTCCACCG cttcttcaaGAAACGGCAGCAGGAGAAGCAGAGCCGGCGGCCGCGACCCGACGGAGACGACGGCAGCGTGGAGAGCGTGGACGACGACGAGTTCGAGGAGGCACTGG ATTCCTTGGAGACCGACTTCACCAACGTTCCGGACGGCGACCTGGACTTTGCAGG GAACGTCCGCAGTAAGAAAGGGAGGGACTCGGAGGACTCGGACTTGGAGGATGACCTGGACGACGAGGAGGTGTCTCTGGGCAGCATGGATGAGGAAGACTTTGGAGAGGATGAAGGCGGGACCTTCATGGACCCTGAGGATGATGATG GTCCAGAGCTGGAGGATGAAGACGTTCCTGAAG GTTCAGGCGAGGAGGCGGAGCTTCCTGCCATTCCTCAGACCAGGAAGAGGAAGTCCTCCAAGGAGCCTGATTTCTCCGGACCTTTag AGccggagaaggagaagaaacgAAGGAAAGACAGAGGCGTGTTTGCTTCAGCGGAGGAG TTTGGATCCCTGCTGGACGAAAACTCCGACTGCAAGTTGGACAACATCAGCCTGAACGCCATGGCCAACAGCGACAGAGCAG GCCTGAAGCAGCTGAAGTGGGAATCGCAGCGGGACGACTGGATCCACGGTCGGGACTCCCAGACGCTGCGCCGCAGGAAGAGCTCCTTCAtcaggaggaagacgaggggCCGCGGGGCCTTcaggaggaacaggaagtaG
- the nkx2.2b gene encoding NK2 homeobox 2b, producing MPSGSRGRTGFSVRDLLDLPNPAGGSGSGTEEESSREEPEPEPDPEPKCWSRWSRAAESGTGRPGEHPGAAARLGSAQKNRKRRVLFSKAQTSELERRFRQQRYLSVPEREHLAGRIQLTPNQVKIWFQNHRYKMKRAHAERGHEPLQLLPARRVGIPLLVRDGKPSEPLEVRSGFALPLCAFSPLLRAACGPNRTGPTPLLYPWSWT from the exons ATGCCGTCCGGCTCCAGAGGCAGAACCGGATTCTCAGTGCGGGATCTTCTGGACCTTCCGAACCCCGCTGGGGGATCCGGGTCCGGAACCGAGGAGGAGAGCTCCAGGgaggaaccggaaccagaaccggacccaGAACCGAAATGTTGGAGCAGGTGGAGCCGAGCAGCAG AGTCCGGAACCGGCCGACCCGGTGAGCATCCCGGCGCTGCGGCCCGGCTCGGTTCGGCCCAGAAGAACCGGAAGAGGCGGGTTCTGTTCTCCAAGGCGCAGACCTCGGAGCTGGAGCGCCGGTTCCGACAGCAGCGGTACCTGTCGGTTCCGGAGCGGGAGCACCTGGCGGGCCGGATCCAGCTCACCCCGAACCAGGTCAagatctggttccagaaccaccGATACAAGATGAAGCGCGCGCACGCGGAGCGCGGCCACGAGCCGCTGCAGCTGCTTCCGGCGCGCCGCGTCGGGATCCCGCTGCTGGTTCGGGACGGGAAGCCGTCCGAACCGCTGGAGGTTCGGTCCGGGTTCGCCTTGCCGCTGTGCGCCTTCTCCCCGCTGCTGCGCGCCGCCTGCGGgccgaaccggaccggaccgacCCCGCTCCTCTACCCCTGGAGCTGGACCTGA
- the cebpz gene encoding CCAAT/enhancer-binding protein zeta isoform X2: MADSRSSDESQPEENSEEEETPGGEELNLEEVLRLGGTQADYILLAAVDDSNEIVDGGMKGAIDDLEEGELEGFISKLGIRAHTGSQSVPDQPEGGAAADHRKGKKAVEASAADQVSSSQSKKQKKKEDVPVPSGKKPKQNPAQFEFQPRQVLLIKPGGKWFELEYASEGSDTPQDAAVASRYRALAQRLFESEVELYRTKKNLQRGANSAWMKTVVSSGALADRMAAMTVLVQDAPVHMLEHVETLVSMVKRKGSRRMGLMALDTMRELLMSDLLPEHRKLRPFAQRPFDQLEERASGNRDARDRRLILWYFEHQLKQQVAEFVAALDEVGHDTVAATKAKALAAAHELLSGRPEQERALLVQVVNKLGDPDYKMAAKAAHLLETLLHHHPNMKAVVCCEVERLMFRPNVGAKAQYYAVCFLSQVMLSHDEAPLAAKLIAVYFSFFGACVKKKDVESKMLSALLTGVNRAYPYADAGDEKVREQLDTLFRVVHLAKFNTAVQALMLLFQVLDAQQSVSDRFYVALYRKLLDPGLAAAPRQNLFLNLLFKALKADVAPRRIKAFAKRLLQVAAQQGACFAAGALFLVSEVMKAKPGLRMLLQQGEDGAEEEEEFKDVCEERRHDEEEEEEEALAHRPEGGVAEPATRPTASWVHHQNLEGGRSSQNYDPVHRNPLFCGADRSPLWELHRLSLHFHPSVSLFARTVLQGEPVQYTGDPLQDFTLIRFLDRFVFRNPKQLRGKQNTDSAALRPKQRFPVSSLPVNGAEFLCRDESQIPVDQVFFHRFFKKRQQEKQSRRPRPDGDDGSVESVDDDEFEEALDSLETDFTNVPDGDLDFAGNVRSKKGRDSEDSDLEDDLDDEEVSLGSMDEEDFGEDEGGTFMDPEDDDGPELEDEDVPEGSGEEAELPAIPQTRKRKSSKEPDFSGPLEPEKEKKRRKDRGVFASAEEFGSLLDENSDCKLDNISLNAMANSDRAGLKQLKWESQRDDWIHGRDSQTLRRRKSSFIRRKTRGRGAFRRNRK; encoded by the exons ATGGCGGACAGCAGGAGCTCCGATGAGTCCCAGCCGGAGGAGAAcagcgaggaggaggagactcCAGGCGGAGAGGAGCTCAACCTGGAGGAGGTGCTGCGGCTCGGAGGGACCCAG GCGGACTACATCCTGCTGGCGGCCGTCGATGACTCCAACGAGATCGTCGATGGAGGGATGAAGGGAGCCATCGACGACCTGGAGGAGGGAGAGCTGGAGGGATTCATATCCAAACTGGGGATCCGGGCCCACACCGGGTCCCAGAGCGTCCCGGACCAGCCAGAGGGTGGCGCCGCTGCAGACCACAGGAAGGGCAAAAAGGCTGTGGAAGCATCGGCCGCGGATCAAGTGTCCAGCTCTCAGagtaaaaaacagaagaagaaggaagatgTTCCGGTTCCCTCTGGGAAAAAGCCGAAGCAGAACCCGGCCCAGTTTGAGTTCCAGCCGCGGCAGGTTCTGCTCATCAAGCCGGGCGGGAAGTGGTTCGAGCTCGAGTACGCCTCGGAAGGGTCGGATACGCCACAGGACGCGGCGGTGGCGTCCCGCTACAGGGCGCTGGCGCAGCGGCTGTTTGAGTCCGAGGTGGAGCTGTACCGCACCAAGAAGAACCTGCAGAGAGGAGCCAACTCCGCCTGGATGAAGACGGTGGTGTCCTCCGGCGCGCTGGCCGACCGCATGGCCGCCATGACGGTGCTGGTGCAGGACGCGCCGGTGCACATGCTGGAGCACGTGGAGACgctggtttccatggtgaaGAGGAAGGGCAGCCGGCGGATGGGCCTGATGGCGCTGGACACGATGCGGGAGCTGCTGATGTCCGACCTGCTGCCCGAGCACCGGAAGCTCCGCCCCTTCGCCCAGCGCCCCTTCGACCAGCTGGAGGAGCGGGCGAGCGGCAACCGCGACGCCCGCGACCGCCGCCTCATCCTCTGGTACTTCGAGCACcagctgaagcagcaggtgGCCGAGTTCGTGGCGGCGCTGGACGAGGTGGGCCACGACACGGTGGCGGCCACCAAGGCCAAGGCGCTGGCCGCCGCCCACGAGCTGCTGAGCGGCCGGCCCGAGCAGGAGAGGGCGCTGCTGGTGCAGGTGGTCAACAAGCTGGGTGACCCCGACTACAAGATGGCGGCCAAGGCAGCGCACCTGCTGGAGACGCTGCTGCACCACCACCCCAACATGAAGGCGGTGGTGTGCTGCGAGGTGGAGCGCCTCATGTTCCGGCCCAACGTCGGCGCCAAGGCGCAGTATTACGCCGTGTGCTTCCTGAGCCAGGTGATGCTGAGCCACGACGAGGCGCCGCTGGCCGCCAAGCTCATCGCCGTCTACTTCTCCTTCTTCGGCGCCTGCGTCAAGAAGAAGGACGTGGAGTCCAAGATGCTGAGCGCTTTGCTGACCGGCGTCAACCGGGCGTATCCCTACGCCGACGCCGGAGACGAGAAGGTGCGCGAGCAGCTGGACACGCTGTTCCGGGTCGTCCACCTGGCCAAGTTCAACACGGCGGTGCAGGCGCTGATGCTGCTGTTCCAGGTCCTGGACGCACAGCAGAGCGTGTCTGACCGCTTCTACGTGGCCCTGTACAG gaagctgctggaCCCGGGCCTGGCGGCGGCGCCGCGGCAGAACCTGTTCCTCAACCTGCTGTTCAAGGCGCTGAAGGCGGACGTGGCGCCGCGGCGCATCAAGGCCTTCGCCAAGCGGCTGCTGCAGGTCGCCGCGCAGCAGGGCGCCTGCTTCGCCGCCGGGGCGCTCTTCCTCGTCTCCGAGGTGATGAAGGCCAAGCCGGGCCTGcggatgctgctgcagcaggggGAG GACGgggcggaggaagaggaggagtttaAAGATGTCTGTGAGGAGAGGCGccatgatgaagaggaggaagaggaggaggctcTGGCCCACAGACCGGAGGGAGGCGTGGCGGAACCAGCGACCCGGCCCACGGCATCATGGGTCCACCACCAGAACCTGGAAG GAGGCCGGAGCTCCCAGAACTACGACCCGGTCCACAGGAACCCGCTGTTCTGCGGTGCCGACCGCTCGCCGCTGTGGGAGCTGCACCGG CTGTCTCTGCACTTCCACCCATCGGTGTCCCTGTTCGCCAGAACCGTCCTGCAG GGAGAACCGGTCCAGTACACTGGCGATCCGCTCCAGGACTTCACGCTGATCCGGTTCCTGGATCGCTTCGTCTTCAGGAATCCAAAGCAGCTCAGAGGAAAAC AAAACACGGATTCTGCAGCACTGAGGCCCAAGCAGCGGTTCCCGGTCAGCTCGCTGCCAG TGAACGGCGCCGAGTTCCTGTGCAGAGACGAGAGCCAGATCCCCGTCGACCAGGTCTTCTTCCACCG cttcttcaaGAAACGGCAGCAGGAGAAGCAGAGCCGGCGGCCGCGACCCGACGGAGACGACGGCAGCGTGGAGAGCGTGGACGACGACGAGTTCGAGGAGGCACTGG ATTCCTTGGAGACCGACTTCACCAACGTTCCGGACGGCGACCTGGACTTTGCAGG GAACGTCCGCAGTAAGAAAGGGAGGGACTCGGAGGACTCGGACTTGGAGGATGACCTGGACGACGAGGAGGTGTCTCTGGGCAGCATGGATGAGGAAGACTTTGGAGAGGATGAAGGCGGGACCTTCATGGACCCTGAGGATGATGATG GTCCAGAGCTGGAGGATGAAGACGTTCCTGAAG GTTCAGGCGAGGAGGCGGAGCTTCCTGCCATTCCTCAGACCAGGAAGAGGAAGTCCTCCAAGGAGCCTGATTTCTCCGGACCTTTag AGccggagaaggagaagaaacgAAGGAAAGACAGAGGCGTGTTTGCTTCAGCGGAGGAG TTTGGATCCCTGCTGGACGAAAACTCCGACTGCAAGTTGGACAACATCAGCCTGAACGCCATGGCCAACAGCGACAGAGCAG GCCTGAAGCAGCTGAAGTGGGAATCGCAGCGGGACGACTGGATCCACGGTCGGGACTCCCAGACGCTGCGCCGCAGGAAGAGCTCCTTCAtcaggaggaagacgaggggCCGCGGGGCCTTcaggaggaacaggaagtaG
- the LOC108165759 gene encoding protein CEBPZOS, with protein MSPRPLEPLARRLMKGVVMVELLGVFGAYFLFHRMNNSQEFRSSMNSRFPSVLEVYYQSNEWAGIYGIRERDQEAWAAKQD; from the exons ATGTCCCCGCGGCCCCTGGAGCCCCTGGCCAGGCGGCTGATGAAGGGCGTGGTCATGGTGGAGCTGCTGGGCGTGTTCGGGGCCTACTTCCTGTTCCACAGGATGAACAACAGTCAGG agTTCAGGAGCTCCATGAACAGCCGCTTCCCTTCAGTGCTGGAAG TTTACTACCAGTCCAACGAGTGGGCCGGGATCTATGGGATCCGGGAGCGGGACCAGGAAGCCTGGGCGGCCAAACAGGACTGA
- the LOC103457087 gene encoding connector enhancer of kinase suppressor of ras 3-like, translating into MDPVSGWSPQQVEDWMRGLDDSLQPYAAAFRQHRVGGQQLLRLGHQDLLALGVARVGHQELVLEAVDLLCSLNCGVESDCLQTLVGKMRAAHRNLSGAVTQRRKNPAHQNQNSHQPSNQLLSAVVELIAAAKSLLAWLDRVGWQLKHLVEKMRADSGSITLVLKKRPSGMSGMAAAPLRNLRWRPPLVQNNRGAPDVYGSPQPSDAAGRRGKTSILDLYIPPPPAAPYAPLKLGVSSHPTSPNSSLDADVRQRLADDPPPHFKQPVPIRLRQRSASRGKPRPVSMPVDSVLGVSGSSSKRKTQGRKGRDELHRYLSNERISAIAEEEPAFGLPSRGSPSVRGVDHIRGSRCLVGADLHHSATMPYQEAAAAKKLPAAAQTRAKTGSTSVLGGWLARLRLLSH; encoded by the exons ATGGACCCGGTGAGCGGGTGGAGCCCGCAGCAGGTGGAGGACTGGATGAGAG GTCTGGACGACAGCCTGCAGCCGTACGCGGCGGCGTTCCGGCAGCATCGGGTCGGCGGGCAGCAGCTGCTCCGGTTGGGCCACCAGGACCTGCTGGCGCTGGGCGTGGCCCGGGTCGGGCACCAGGAGCTGGTTCTGGAGGCCGTGGACCTGCTCTGCTCTCTG AACTGCGGCGTGGAGTCAGACTGTCTGCAGACGCTGGTGGGGAAGATGAGGGCGGCGCATCGCAACCTGAGCGGCGCCGTGACGCAGCGCAGGAAGAACCCGgcccaccagaaccagaactcccATCAGCCCTCCAACCAGCTCCTGAGCGCCGTGGTGGAGCTGATCGCCGCCGCCAAGAGCCTGCTGGCCTGGCTGGACCGG GTTGGCTGGCAGCTCAAACATCTGGTGGAGAAGATGAGGGCGGATTCTGGCAGCATCACCTTGGTGCTGAAGAAGAGGCCTTCAGGAATGTCGGGAATGGCCGCCGCTCCGCTTAGAAACCTGCGCTGGAGACCGCCACTGGTGCAG aacAATAGA GGCGCTCCGGATGTCTACGGATCTCCTCAACCCTCGGACGCTGCAGGCAGGAGAGGGAAGACCTCCATCCTGGATCTGTACATCCCTCCACCTCCAGCAGCTCCATACGCTCCTCT GAAGCTCGGCGTCTCCTCACATCCCACGTCTCCAAACTCGTCTCTGGACGCTGACGTCCGCCAGCGCCTCGCCGATGATCCTCCTCCTCATTTCAAGCAGCCGGTCCCGATCCGCCTCAGACAGCGATCCGCTTCCCGTG GTAAACCCCGACCCGTCTCCATGCCGGTCGACTCTGTCCTGGGCGTCTCCGGGTCTTCGTCCAAACGCAAAACTCAGGGAAGGAAAG GTCGAGACGAGCTGCACCGGTACCTGAGCAACGAGCGGATCAGCGCCATCGCCGAGGAGGAGCCGGCCTTCGGTCTGCCGTCCCGCGGATCGCCGTCGGTCCGTGGCGTCGACCACATCAGAGGCAGCCGCTGCCTGGTCGGCGCCGACCTGCACCACAGCGCCACCATGCCGTACCAGGAGGCCGCCGCCGCCAAGAAGCTTCCTGCTGCCGCACAGACCAGAGCCAAGACCGGGTCAACGTCTGTCCTGGGCGGCTGGCTGGCCCGGCTCAGACTGCTCAGTCACTGA